The Nitrospirales bacterium genome includes a window with the following:
- a CDS encoding type II toxin-antitoxin system VapC family toxin: MSFVLDNSVTMRWFLGDGQARELTYASKVLDAMKAVSAFVPVTWGLEVANVIARAKAKGLVTEARSSAFLEMLENVAIEVDSATFTHALSGTLQLARRYRLSAYDASYLELALRFGLPLATLDMDLQSAAKRTGVKKLS, encoded by the coding sequence GTGAGTTTTGTGCTTGATAATTCGGTGACTATGCGCTGGTTCTTGGGTGATGGCCAAGCACGGGAATTGACCTATGCTAGCAAGGTGCTTGACGCCATGAAAGCTGTCAGTGCATTTGTCCCTGTGACATGGGGACTTGAGGTGGCCAATGTCATTGCCAGAGCAAAAGCCAAAGGCCTGGTAACCGAGGCGCGAAGCTCGGCATTTCTTGAAATGCTGGAAAATGTGGCTATTGAAGTGGATTCGGCCACCTTCACCCACGCACTGTCCGGCACTCTTCAACTGGCCCGACGATACAGACTCTCCGCTTATGACGCGTCCTACCTCGAGCTCGCCTTACGGTTCGGCCTGCCACTCGCCACACTCGACATGGATTTACAGTCGGCGGCCAAGAGGACGGGAGTAAAAAAACTGTCGTGA